The following are encoded in a window of Acidithiobacillus sp. genomic DNA:
- the carA gene encoding glutamine-hydrolyzing carbamoyl-phosphate synthase small subunit, with product MQAVLALADGSIYHGKGFGATGLAVGEICFNTAMSGYQEILSDPSYRGQIVTLTYPHIGNTGINPEDMEGARIFCSALVVRNQPRTPSSWRSTQDLSDFLKSHQIPGIAEIDTRALTRRLRDSGAQNAAVLVGKVVSDDDALAAARAFPGLLGRDLVQDVSCQETYAWNLASGTPDQGYHAQPATRMQRHVVVYDFGTKQNILRLLADRACQVTVVPARTAAAEVIALRPDGVLFSNGPGDPAALDYAGEAMRQIIAAGIPTFGLCLGHQLLGLALGAKTIKMKFGHHGANHPVKDLRSGRVLITSQNHGFAVDADTLPDCLIATHTSLFDGSLQGMAHRNLPVFSFQGHPEAGPGPHDASVIFDDFVHAMNQHGGHDHA from the coding sequence GTGCAGGCGGTCCTGGCATTAGCAGACGGCAGCATCTATCACGGTAAAGGCTTTGGTGCCACCGGATTGGCGGTGGGTGAAATCTGTTTCAACACCGCCATGAGTGGTTACCAGGAGATTCTTTCTGATCCTTCTTACCGAGGGCAGATTGTCACGCTCACCTATCCACATATTGGCAATACGGGTATCAATCCAGAGGATATGGAGGGTGCTCGGATATTCTGTTCTGCCCTGGTCGTACGCAACCAGCCGCGCACGCCCAGCAGTTGGCGCAGCACGCAAGACTTGTCCGACTTTTTAAAATCCCATCAGATTCCGGGCATCGCCGAAATAGATACCCGTGCCCTGACCCGCAGATTACGGGATAGCGGCGCGCAGAATGCCGCCGTTCTCGTCGGAAAGGTGGTCAGCGATGACGACGCCCTGGCTGCGGCGCGAGCTTTCCCCGGTCTTCTCGGCCGTGATCTGGTGCAGGACGTAAGCTGCCAGGAAACATACGCCTGGAATCTCGCCAGCGGCACTCCCGATCAGGGCTATCACGCCCAGCCCGCCACCCGGATGCAGCGCCATGTGGTAGTTTACGACTTTGGCACCAAACAGAATATCCTGCGACTGCTGGCTGATCGTGCCTGCCAAGTTACAGTAGTGCCAGCGCGCACTGCAGCTGCCGAGGTGATTGCCCTGCGCCCGGACGGAGTGCTCTTCTCCAACGGCCCCGGCGATCCTGCGGCCCTCGACTACGCCGGAGAAGCCATGCGTCAGATCATCGCTGCAGGCATTCCCACCTTCGGGCTCTGCCTGGGGCATCAGCTACTGGGGCTGGCCCTGGGTGCCAAAACCATCAAGATGAAGTTCGGACACCACGGAGCCAACCATCCGGTCAAAGACCTGCGCAGTGGTCGGGTGCTGATCACCAGCCAGAATCATGGCTTTGCGGTGGATGCGGACACCCTGCCGGATTGCCTGATTGCGACGCACACCTCTCTATTTGACGGTAGTTTGCAGGGTATGGCACATCGAAACCTGCCCGTTTTTTCCTTTCAGGGACACCCAGAAGCCGGACCCGGCCCCCATGACGCCAGTGTGATTTTTGACGACTTTGTTCACGCCATGAACCAGCACGGAGGCCACGACCATGCCTAA